In Lautropia mirabilis, one DNA window encodes the following:
- the lpxD gene encoding UDP-3-O-(3-hydroxymyristoyl)glucosamine N-acyltransferase gives MKRNLQTPVSLAEIAQVLGAELRGDPSVTVRRLASLRKADTESISFLVRPQQREAAHASHAVAYIVSPRLVDDLPADANLLIDPDPYGAYARLAQWFDARVNPRPVAGIAEGAHVHPDARVAASAVIEPGAVIGAGAVVGEGAWIGANTVLGAGASVGARTRLHANITLGDDCSVGEDSLIHSGAVIGADGFGFAPKKGGGWTKIPQLGAVVIGNRVEIGACTCIDRGALDDTVIEDGCKIDNLVQIAHNVRIGADTAIAACAGIAGSAVIGKRVQIGGASGIFGHISICDDAVVSTMTLISKSITKPAFYSGIFPSMENADWERAAAVVRQLPDMRRRLRRLEQQVQTAHAGTDAPATAEGGTRNDDAVQ, from the coding sequence ATGAAACGGAACCTTCAGACCCCGGTATCCCTGGCGGAGATCGCCCAGGTCCTGGGCGCCGAACTGCGTGGCGATCCGTCCGTGACGGTACGTCGCCTGGCCAGCCTTAGGAAGGCCGATACCGAGAGCATCAGTTTCCTGGTGCGGCCCCAGCAGCGTGAGGCCGCCCATGCCAGTCATGCCGTAGCCTACATCGTCTCGCCGCGCCTGGTCGATGATCTGCCGGCCGACGCCAACCTGCTGATCGATCCCGACCCCTACGGGGCCTATGCGCGCCTGGCGCAGTGGTTCGACGCCCGCGTCAATCCCCGGCCCGTTGCCGGCATCGCCGAGGGTGCCCATGTCCATCCGGATGCCCGAGTGGCCGCCAGCGCCGTCATCGAGCCCGGTGCCGTCATCGGTGCCGGTGCCGTGGTGGGCGAGGGCGCCTGGATCGGCGCCAACACCGTACTGGGGGCTGGCGCCTCGGTGGGTGCACGCACCCGGCTGCATGCCAACATCACGCTGGGCGACGACTGCAGCGTGGGCGAAGATTCCCTGATCCATTCGGGGGCCGTCATCGGCGCCGACGGCTTCGGGTTTGCGCCGAAGAAGGGCGGCGGCTGGACCAAGATTCCCCAGCTGGGGGCGGTCGTCATCGGCAATCGTGTGGAGATCGGGGCCTGCACCTGCATCGACCGTGGCGCGCTTGACGACACCGTCATCGAAGATGGCTGCAAGATCGATAATCTCGTGCAAATCGCCCATAATGTCCGGATCGGAGCAGATACGGCCATTGCGGCCTGCGCCGGCATCGCGGGCAGCGCGGTCATCGGCAAGCGGGTCCAGATCGGCGGAGCATCCGGCATCTTTGGCCACATCAGCATCTGCGACGATGCCGTGGTCTCGACGATGACCCTGATCTCCAAGTCCATCACCAAGCCTGCCTTCTACAGCGGCATCTTCCCGTCCATGGAAAATGCCGACTGGGAGCGGGCGGCGGCAGTGGTGCGGCAGCTGCCCGACATGCGCCGGCGCCTGCGTCGGCTGGAGCAGCAGGTCCAGACTGCTCACGCAGGCACGGATGCCCCGGCGACGGCAGAAGGTGGCACCCGCAACGACGATGCCGTCCAATGA
- the fabZ gene encoding 3-hydroxyacyl-ACP dehydratase FabZ: protein MSENQPAIDISEILRYLPHRYPFLLIDRVTEIVHDERILAIKNVTINEHFFQGHFPHLPVMPGVLVLEAMAQAAGILSFASMGRYADSNSVYYFAGIDEARFKRPVSPGDQLVLDVRIARKSRLVWKFHGVATVDGQKVAEADLMCALREISQEAAGEPPLAGKVGTSKA, encoded by the coding sequence ATGAGTGAAAATCAGCCGGCGATCGATATTTCGGAAATCCTTCGCTACTTGCCGCACCGTTACCCGTTCCTGCTCATCGACCGGGTCACCGAGATCGTCCACGACGAGCGCATCCTCGCCATCAAGAACGTCACCATCAACGAGCACTTCTTCCAGGGCCACTTCCCGCACCTGCCGGTCATGCCGGGTGTCCTGGTGCTGGAAGCCATGGCGCAGGCCGCCGGCATCCTGTCCTTTGCCAGCATGGGACGCTATGCCGACTCCAACTCGGTCTACTACTTCGCCGGCATCGACGAGGCACGCTTCAAGCGCCCGGTCAGCCCTGGCGACCAGCTCGTGCTGGACGTGCGCATCGCTCGCAAGTCGCGCCTGGTCTGGAAGTTCCATGGCGTGGCCACGGTCGACGGCCAGAAGGTGGCCGAGGCTGACCTGATGTGCGCCCTGCGGGAAATCAGCCAGGAGGCCGCCGGCGAGCCCCCCCTGGCCGGCAAGGTCGGTACCAGCAAGGCCTGA
- the lpxA gene encoding acyl-ACP--UDP-N-acetylglucosamine O-acyltransferase, giving the protein MVQPLIHPTAVIDPAAELDSSVEVGPYAVIGPHVRIGAGCKVGAHVVLEGPTMLGENNRLYPFCSVGAAPQDKKYAGEDTALEIGNGNTIRECVTINRGTVQDGGTTRVGDDNWIMAYVHIAHDCVVGNHTIFANTTNLAGHVHIGDWVILGGNSQVHQFCKIGAHAMTGTGSIVLQDIPPYVMASGNPLATHGINSEGLRRRGFAPEEITLIRRAYKTLYRQGLTLAEAREALQAQAATDATHEKCLGPLVRFLGDATRGIAR; this is encoded by the coding sequence ATGGTGCAGCCCCTGATCCATCCCACCGCCGTCATCGACCCTGCTGCCGAGCTGGACAGCAGCGTCGAGGTCGGCCCCTATGCCGTCATCGGGCCGCACGTGCGCATCGGCGCCGGCTGCAAGGTGGGTGCGCACGTCGTGCTCGAAGGCCCCACCATGCTGGGCGAGAACAACCGCCTGTATCCCTTCTGCTCCGTCGGCGCCGCGCCGCAGGACAAGAAGTACGCGGGTGAGGACACCGCACTCGAGATCGGCAACGGCAACACCATCCGCGAGTGCGTCACCATCAACCGGGGCACCGTGCAGGACGGCGGCACCACCCGGGTCGGTGACGACAACTGGATCATGGCCTATGTCCACATCGCGCATGACTGCGTGGTGGGCAACCACACCATCTTCGCCAACACCACCAACCTGGCGGGCCACGTCCACATTGGTGACTGGGTCATCCTGGGCGGCAACTCGCAGGTTCACCAGTTCTGCAAGATCGGGGCGCATGCCATGACCGGCACCGGTTCCATCGTGCTGCAGGACATCCCGCCCTATGTCATGGCCTCCGGCAACCCGCTGGCTACCCATGGCATCAACAGCGAGGGCCTGCGTCGCCGCGGCTTCGCGCCGGAAGAGATCACCCTCATCCGCCGCGCCTACAAGACGCTCTATCGGCAGGGGCTCACGCTGGCCGAGGCCCGCGAGGCGCTGCAGGCCCAGGCCGCCACCGACGCCACCCACGAGAAGTGCCTGGGTCCGCTGGTGCGCTTCCTGGGCGACGCCACCCGCGGCATCGCCCGCTGA
- the lpxB gene encoding lipid-A-disaccharide synthase has translation MATPRIGMVAGEASGDLLAASVLACWRGQGASSATLSAGQPDDAAVSSGAGDALSHPPSSGSDRMVCAGIGGPRMQAEGFEAWWPSEWLAVHGYAEAFKALPRLLWVRRQLRQRLLNWPAQAFVGVDAPDFNLGLEARLRAAGVRTYHFVSPSIWAWRRERIEKIRQAVDHMLLVFPFEEAIYREAGIPATYCGHPLADQIPFEPDQAAARQALGLPAQGTVIALMPGSRRAEVEHLAPTFLAAAALMHQQHPDWHFILPAAGEARLAQLRALIDTDPAWRTLPLQLLSGQSHTALAACDQTLIASGTATLEAALFKRPMVIAYRLAPLSYRMMKNKAYQPWFGLPNILAGEFLVPEFIQDAATPQALAEAMVRQHDDAGGRERLVARFAEMHHVLAQGCARRVAETVLDDLSRA, from the coding sequence ATGGCCACGCCCCGCATCGGCATGGTGGCCGGCGAGGCCTCCGGCGACCTGCTGGCGGCTTCGGTGCTGGCCTGCTGGCGCGGGCAGGGCGCTTCTAGCGCCACGCTTTCCGCCGGCCAGCCTGACGACGCAGCCGTGTCGTCCGGGGCAGGGGACGCGCTTTCGCATCCTCCATCATCCGGCTCGGACCGCATGGTCTGCGCCGGCATTGGCGGTCCGCGCATGCAGGCCGAGGGTTTCGAGGCCTGGTGGCCTTCCGAATGGCTGGCCGTCCATGGCTACGCCGAAGCCTTCAAGGCGTTGCCGCGCCTGCTGTGGGTACGCCGCCAGCTCCGCCAGCGGCTGCTGAACTGGCCTGCCCAGGCCTTCGTCGGCGTGGATGCCCCGGACTTCAACCTGGGACTGGAAGCCCGACTGCGGGCTGCCGGCGTGCGCACCTATCATTTTGTCAGTCCCTCCATCTGGGCCTGGCGCCGTGAGCGCATCGAGAAGATCCGCCAGGCGGTGGATCACATGCTGCTGGTCTTTCCCTTCGAGGAAGCCATCTATCGCGAGGCCGGCATCCCCGCCACCTACTGCGGCCATCCACTGGCTGACCAGATTCCCTTCGAGCCTGATCAGGCCGCTGCCCGCCAGGCGCTGGGGCTGCCGGCACAGGGTACCGTCATCGCGCTGATGCCCGGTAGCCGCCGTGCCGAGGTCGAGCACCTGGCGCCCACCTTCCTGGCCGCCGCCGCGCTGATGCACCAGCAGCATCCTGACTGGCACTTCATCCTGCCCGCCGCCGGCGAGGCCCGCTTGGCCCAGCTGCGTGCGCTCATCGATACCGATCCCGCCTGGCGCACCTTGCCGTTGCAGCTGCTATCTGGCCAGTCGCACACCGCGCTGGCGGCCTGCGACCAGACGCTGATCGCCAGCGGTACCGCCACGCTGGAAGCCGCGCTCTTCAAGCGTCCGATGGTCATCGCCTACCGGCTGGCCCCGCTGTCCTACCGGATGATGAAGAACAAGGCCTATCAGCCCTGGTTCGGCCTGCCCAACATCCTGGCGGGCGAGTTCCTGGTGCCCGAGTTCATCCAGGATGCCGCCACACCCCAGGCGCTGGCCGAGGCCATGGTCCGGCAGCACGACGATGCCGGCGGGCGTGAGCGCCTGGTGGCCCGCTTTGCCGAGATGCACCACGTGCTGGCCCAGGGCTGTGCCCGTCGCGTGGCCGAAACCGTGCTCGATGACCTGTCCCGCGCCTGA
- the rnhB gene encoding ribonuclease HII: MTADLPFTADPSIAGVDEAGRGPLAGPVVAAAVILSPDHPIEGLRDSKKLSARRRETLANEIREKALAFAVASASVEEIDRLNILHATLLAMTRAIQGLQPQPLHVRIDGNRAPKLEGLRVETVIGGDDQDPAIAAASILAKTVRDHLMLQYAEQFPAYGFERHMGYGTAVHMAALREHGPCEIHRRSFAPVARVLAGH, translated from the coding sequence ATGACTGCCGACCTGCCATTCACTGCCGATCCCTCCATCGCCGGCGTCGATGAAGCCGGCCGGGGGCCGCTGGCCGGCCCGGTCGTGGCGGCGGCCGTCATCCTCTCGCCCGATCATCCCATTGAGGGCCTGCGGGACTCGAAGAAGCTCAGCGCCCGCCGCCGGGAAACCTTGGCCAACGAGATCCGGGAGAAGGCCCTCGCGTTTGCGGTGGCCAGTGCCAGCGTCGAAGAGATCGACCGCCTCAACATCCTGCATGCCACCCTGCTGGCCATGACCCGCGCCATCCAGGGCCTGCAACCCCAGCCCCTTCATGTCCGCATTGACGGCAACCGCGCTCCCAAGCTGGAAGGTCTGCGTGTCGAGACCGTCATCGGCGGTGATGACCAGGACCCGGCCATTGCTGCGGCCTCCATTCTGGCGAAGACTGTCCGCGACCACCTGATGCTGCAGTATGCCGAGCAGTTTCCTGCCTACGGCTTCGAGCGGCACATGGGTTATGGCACGGCCGTGCACATGGCGGCCCTGCGCGAGCATGGCCCCTGCGAGATCCATCGCCGCAGCTTTGCCCCCGTGGCCCGCGTGCTGGCCGGTCACTGA
- a CDS encoding TrmH family RNA methyltransferase encodes MSDPTPLLAHARQALRHSPVEIESAANPRLRHLRELLESGRERRRSGQTVLEGWHLLESWLAGGQPVLQLVLPRRTFQQLGQGGEPSSPASRREHGRSPSANPWQRVSPQRQPGAPIPSGNVASMNGNPEMVAQAAQASWLVLDDWLFDQLDIMPSPSPLLAVVETPRPALPASAPDHDLVILDRIQDPGNVGTILRTAAAAGIRTVLTTAGTAACWAPKVLRAGMGGHFVLEIHENIPLEQLKAQVGALPLAGTVLQDGQSLYASDLRQPLAWVFGNEGEGIDPELQARLGCRLTIPQDPGVESLNVAASAAVCLFEQRRQRLASAS; translated from the coding sequence ATGTCCGATCCCACTCCTTTGCTGGCGCACGCCCGCCAGGCGCTTCGCCACAGCCCCGTCGAGATCGAGTCCGCCGCCAATCCGCGTCTGCGTCACCTGCGTGAGCTGCTCGAATCAGGCAGGGAGCGTCGTCGAAGCGGCCAGACCGTGCTGGAAGGCTGGCATCTGCTGGAATCCTGGCTGGCCGGTGGTCAGCCCGTCCTGCAACTGGTTCTGCCTCGGCGCACGTTCCAGCAGCTGGGGCAGGGCGGCGAACCGTCTTCCCCAGCCTCCCGCCGGGAACACGGTCGATCCCCGTCTGCCAACCCATGGCAGCGCGTGTCGCCGCAGCGGCAGCCGGGTGCACCCATCCCGTCCGGCAATGTCGCCAGCATGAACGGGAATCCCGAGATGGTTGCTCAGGCTGCACAGGCCAGCTGGCTGGTTCTGGACGACTGGCTGTTCGACCAGCTCGACATCATGCCGTCGCCGTCACCTTTGCTGGCCGTGGTCGAGACGCCCCGACCGGCGCTGCCGGCTTCCGCTCCGGACCACGATCTCGTCATCCTTGACCGCATCCAGGATCCGGGCAACGTCGGCACCATCCTGCGCACGGCTGCCGCAGCGGGTATTCGCACCGTGCTCACCACGGCCGGCACGGCCGCCTGCTGGGCGCCCAAGGTGCTGCGCGCCGGCATGGGTGGACACTTCGTGCTGGAGATCCACGAGAACATCCCCCTCGAACAGCTGAAGGCGCAGGTCGGTGCGCTGCCCCTGGCCGGCACCGTCCTTCAGGACGGCCAGTCGCTCTACGCCAGCGACCTGCGCCAGCCGCTGGCCTGGGTCTTCGGCAACGAAGGCGAGGGCATCGATCCCGAGCTGCAAGCCCGGCTGGGCTGCCGGCTCACCATCCCGCAGGATCCCGGGGTCGAATCGCTCAACGTTGCCGCCAGCGCCGCCGTCTGCCTGTTCGAGCAGCGGCGCCAGCGGCTCGCCAGCGCGTCCTGA